The DNA segment AACATGGATTTCGCCATGATGGAGGTTCGGGAAAAGCTCGATATCGTTACTCTTCCCGATGATGCCAATGACCCGATGATCCTCAGGTTCGATCCTGAAGCGGATCCCATCATCAGGCTTGCTCTTTCAGGAAGCGATGATCTGATCAGGCTCAGGTACATAGCGGAAGAAGGGTTGAAGAAAGACCTTGAATCGCTGGAAGGTCTTGCGGCAATCAAGATCAATGGCGGACTCGAAGAGGAGATCCAGGTCATCCTCGATGAAGGGAGGCTGGCATCGCTTGGTGCTCTGGTTCAAAAATTCGGTG comes from the Acidobacteriota bacterium genome and includes:
- a CDS encoding efflux RND transporter permease subunit produces the protein MNQTTKPVEEAVGVIAGVQRIVSRSKAGLSQVVLEFAWGQNMDFAMMEVREKLDIVTLPDDANDPMILRFDPEADPIIRLALSGSDDLIRLRYIAEEGLKKDLESLEGLAAIKINGGLEEEIQVILDEGRLASLGALVQKFGDVFLSHFTLQSLIAFQFRQKLS